Within Azoarcus sp. DD4, the genomic segment CTGCTGAACTGTGTGACCTCGATGACGTTATCGCCAGTAACGACGGAATAACGCGTGTTTCCCAAGTTGCTGAATCCAATGTAATTTCCTTTCATTTTCCACCCCTCTGCGTGACAGGCAGGAGGGCTGAGTAGCGTTATCGCGGGCCAGGGTTGTAAGGGCGTATAGCGCGCGATGGGGGGGATGAGTCTGCTGCGAGCCAAGAAAGTTTGTGGCGGAGACTGGCTGTGCGGGCAGGCCCGTCTCCGCCTCTATTGCCGAGTGCCGTGGGGGCTTGAAGATGGGGCTCTGGATGGCGCCGTGCTCATCAGCGGATTCTTGGTATCGCAGACTGACGAGCCCATCGGCTGGGGGCTCGTCCTGGGTGCCGTTCGCCTGCTTACTCCTCGGTGGCGTCGTTGGTCGGCCACGCTTCCCGGACGACATAGAGGCGGGTCTTGTCTTTGCTGAAGTGGTACTTGGCCACCCGGCTGCACACAGGGGTGCCAGGCTCCTTGAGCTTGTCGAGCGCCTTCACGACACTACCCCGGAAGTTGCTCATCTTGGACTCGTAGCCGGACAGCCGGTAGAGCGTCTCTATGGGAAGCCACTTAGCCTTCTTGTGCGTCGCGTAGAAGTTGGCCAGCCAGCCACGCAAGCCATCGTAGTCGACCGCCTGACGGTCGATTGCCGTCCAGGACGCCACCCCAAAAAGCTCGGCTACCGGTTCGGGCACGCACAGCAGCACGACGTTGGCACCCTTCATCTCCTCGGCCGGGTGGTCGTCCTCAAAGCCCACCGACAGCAGCTTGGGGACCTCGATGTTGAGACAATCGGAGCGCAGGCGAATCTGGGCGAAACTTAGCCGCAGCAGGCTGGCCCGGATGCTCCGGTAGGTCTTCGCGTTGTGCGTGCCGCCCATTCGGCTGGCAAACGCGTGGAAGCTAGTCCGGATGTGCCGGGGGCAGTCGTCCGTTGCCAGCGGCTGCTCGCGGTAGTAGTCCAGACAGGTGGCGTAGACCTGGCGGTCGTACTGACACAGGCGGTATCCGCTGAAGAAGAAGCTGATGCCGCTGAAGGAGGCAATCTCGTCGTTGGTCACCACTAAGGGCAGGTCGCCGGCAAGTACTTGGTCGTTCTGCTTCTGAACCGACGAGCTCGAGGAGAAGAGAGCGGTGCGCAGGAAGACGTCGGGCAGCGCACGGGCCGTGCTCGACCAGTTCGGCAAATACACATCCTGGCCGCGGCGGGCCGCCTGCTTCGTGCGGGCACTGCGCAGCTCCTGGGCGGTTGCATTGTCCGGAAGAGTCAGAACCGCGGGCGCCGGCGCAATGTTCTTGCGACTCATGTTGCTGGCGATGTGCTTTATCGTCTCCGCCGCGTTGAGTACCGTTGTCTGATAGGCCGGTTCGGCGCCGAGAGCAGCCTCCGCAGTGCTGTCAGCCAGAGCCTGGAGCTCAGCGATACGGTCGGCCTGGGGCTTACGCTTGACCATTCGGCCGCTCCGAGGACATTTGAACGAAACGTTCCATCAGCGTCCGAAGCATGTCGGAAGCAGTTATCCCACGTTGGGCGCAAGCGCTGTAGAACTGCTGATGGAGTTGGCTAGGGGCGCACGTGCTGAGCTGAGTCTTGCCAGGTGCAAGGCGGGAAGAGGTGATCATTTCAGGGAAGCTCGATTACGGGGGGACTGTATAGGCACAAACGGTCCGCCTGCTGTGGTACGGGCCCTAGTTCGATGGGAGACCACCCGCTAAGGGGGGCCGAGCAGTATCCCGGCTCGCAAGCTGGCCGACCTGAACGCGACAGGCAATTTTGCTGAACACCACAGCCTTTGTGCCTGAACTCCGCAGCAGAGAAACCTGAACTCCACAGTTCGTGGAGGCCGTCGTATCGGCATATTGACCTGCGGTGGAGGGCGTTTTTCTATGTGCCTGCGCGCCTCTAGCCTTTTCTAGCCTCTTTATCCTCAGGTAGCTGTCTTTTTGGGCGTGGCGTCCTTCCCCTCCTTCGCTCAGGCAAGGTTGTCCTTACTTGTGTTGCGCGAGGGTGGTGGCCTTCTTTGTGAGGAGGGAGCGCATGGAGTGCTGTGCTGGTGCGGAGCCATGAAGGGGAGGTTTGCACCCAGGCCGGCTGATGCCGGCTTGCAGTGAGTCGTCCCGCCGGCCGCCCTGGTCAGCGGTTTTTGAAGGACGGCGCCAGACGTCCGCTTCTCGACGTTGAGGTCATGAGAACCTGCTGCAGGTTTGCTTCCGTTTGCCGCAGTTGATTGCCAATAGTGAATTAATGGGGCCTACGGTGGTCAGCCACTGGCGCACCTTTTGGGGGCGTCGATGCTCTGAATACTGCCTCGACGGCGCCATTGTCGGTGGATACGTTAGTCATCACTCGGTTGGTTGCGGCCGGACGTGAGTTGGCTGTGACCCGTAGGGGAACCTGGGTGCCCGTCGTATAAAGTCTCGCGGGATGGTGAGTTGCCGCGAACTATGCTGATCCTGGCTTAACGTATCGGATCAACTCATGTGACGACGACCAGGGCTTGCTTGCAAGTTTGCCATCGGATGATTATTGAACGGTTGCTCGTCAGCGTCGACAGTTGGGTACTCAAAAGGATTATCACGGTGCTGGAAGTTCGTTCCTTCAGCTATTGCCTTGCAGGTTGGCTGAAGTGCCATCGGGTAATGATGCCGTGGCGACGATAACAACACCTCGTCTTGCGGGTCCGGGGATCGCGCGCGGAAGACCTTTATCTCCGCGCATCGGAGGCTCCATCAAACGGGATTAACCTCGCGTGGCTCATGGCCTCAACGGCCAGGTTAATCCATTGCTCCATATTGAATGAGAAATCGCCGGCCAAACGCATCAACCGCGGACGCGGAGCCTGCCACAAAGCTCGCCAAGGTCGTTCAGATCGTTGCGGATCTGTTGGTAGCCATCGACGAGCCCACGGGGCTCTCGGTATGCATGATGGGCGCACCTCAGCGCGCTAATCGTCCGCCGCACGCTCTGGGGACGGGGTGCTGCTCCCAGGCTGTAACTGCTTGGATGCACCGTCAGCGTCGAACACAGGCGATGCACTGGGTGCTGTGCTGTATCGGCTCCCCGGACTGCTTGCCAAATTACACGGCTGCCGCTTACCCGAGGCGTAACGCCATCTCACCACCGGATGCCCTGGCTCGGGCATCAGGATTTTGAACTCATCGTGAAACGCGGCAGCACCTTCTCCGTCTTCATCAATACCTCCGGCAAACCCCGTCGCGTAAGGGTGTCTTGGAGTCCTGGGCCGGTTCTAACGGGCAAGCATAACTTTGCAAGCATCGTTGGGCGCTGCGGGCTTGGCAAGTAGCTATAGGGGCGATCTGTTGCCACGCGGCTTCGCTCTCCAGGTCAGGCGGGTTCAGAACACGTAGCACTGGGGGCAGTGGCCGCCCCTTGTTATCGACCAAAGCCGACTCCCGCCGAGGGCAGGTATGCGGGGGCAGGACGTTCCAGTAATCCTTATTGACCCGACATCACCGCCTTGAGGGGCATCTAAGCGAAATTTTTCGTAGGCAGTGTTGATCGTCTGATCGTCGCGGGGGTATTGTTATCATAAAGATGCTGATGTTGGTATTAAAAAGGTCATAGATGGATATTGTTTTGAGTCATATACTTGCGGAAATTGCTGTCGTATACATGCGATAACCATAGCGAGCGAGGCCAGATGCCAAACGAACAGCTTGCAGATTTAACCCAGCCGCAGCGCGACCGACTCGCGTTTGTGGAGTTGCGCCTGCGCTTCATCGGGGAGATACGCCGCCAGGATTTGGTCACGCGGTTTGGCATCGGGTCTGCCGCCGCATCCAGGGATCTGGCGCTGTACAAGGAGTTGGCCCCTGGCAACATCGACTACGACTCCAAGGCAAAGTCCTACGTCTTGGCGCCAGGCTTCCAGCCGGTCTTTGAATTCCCCCCGGAGCGGGTGCTGTCGTGGCTGACTCAGGGATTTGGTGACGGCGAGCCGATGCGGCTCAATGCGTGGGTTGTCAGCGAGAGCCTGTCTCGGCTCACCGATCCAGATCTGGACACCCTTGCGAGCGTGACCCGGGCAATCCATCAGGAATGTCCGTTGGGCATCGAGTACTACTCCCTCTCCAGAGGCCGCACCGAGCGACAGATCGTCCCGTTCGCGCTGATCGACAACGGCCTGCGCTGGCATGTCCGGGCCTTCGACCGGGAGTCGAAGGAGTTCCGGGATTTCGTCATCACCCGGATCAAGAACCCTGTCCTGCTTCAGGGGCAGCCAGTTGCAGCCAATGAGATCAGCGATCAAGACGTTCAGTGGACGCGGATCGTCGAACTGGAGTTGGTGCCGCACCCGGATCAGCCCCGGCCGGAGATCACCGAAATGGATTACGGCATGCGCGACGGCATGCTGCGGATGAAACTGCGCGCTGCCACGGCTGGATACGTCCTACGTAAATGGAGTGTCGACTGCTCCCCTGATCACAGCCTGCGCGGGCATGAGTACCGGCTTTGGCTGAGAGACCACCTTGCTATCTACGGTGTGCGCAATGCTGTACTGGCACCGGGATATGCTGCACCAGAAAGTTCTGGTGCAGGAGCAGCTAATGACTGATCAACAAATGCATCACCCTACGCGGGCTGAGTCGGCAAAACCTACGAACAAAGAGAAATGAAATGAAGGAGTCCTACCTGTCTACCCTGCTGCTAATGAGGCTCCTCGTCGGCTTCCTCGGAGAACGTGCTCAGTGCGCCTGGTGGCCAACGGCTTTCTATGAGGCATCAAGCCGGCTCTTCCTGGAGCCTGTTTTTTCCAAGACATCTCGCCTTGCTCAGTACCACGGCGTGCTGGAGGCCGCCAGACGATTGCACGACGAGCATTTGAGCGTGGGTAGCTACCACCTGTTCCGGTTGCCCGAGGAGGTCGAGCAAGACCTGCACGCGACCCTGCAAAGCAGCGTGGGAGAGGAGATCGCCAGTCAGGCGCCACTGAGCAAAGAAGCTGCACTGGATGCGTTGAAGCGATTGGCCGCCACGGGCGGCACGTCCAGCGTGGGTCCGACGGCGGTCGGGAGCATCAAGGATCTCGATTCCACCGACACCCTGAATGCCATCGCAGCAGGCTACCTCTCCGCGTTCACGCAGAACACCAAAACATACCCGTATCTGGTGGGGTGATCGTGGTCGACAACAAGCCCTACACGACTCAGTTGCAAGCAGGCCTTGGGCTCGTCAATGAGACCAAGACGCTGCTCGAACTGTGGTCGCCTGGCATGTCGGCCAACCAGTTGCATCAGGTCGCACTGGAATCGGGTCGATTCCCCACCGTTACAGCGCGCCGACTGCGCAACATCGTCGTCGAATGCTTCGCTCCTCGTTACCTGGTGTCAGACGGCGCGCCAGCCGCACACCTCAAGCGCCTGTCCACAACGATCTCTACTGCCGACCTGACGCAGCTCATGCTCGTGTTTACGAGTCGATCCAACCCGATCCTTGGAGACTTCGTGCGCCACGTTTACTGGATCCGGTACGCAGGTGGATACACCCAGATCACCAATGAGGATGCTCGCACCTTTGTCGAGCGAGGTATCGATGACGGCAAAACCATCAAGCGCTGGTCGGAAACCACGGTGCGGCGCGTCTCCGCCTATCTGACCGGATGCTGTGCCGACTACGGAATGCTTGAGCGCGGATTGCGCTCAAGCCGCCGCATCCTGCCGTTTCGCATCTCGCCGTCTGCGGCTGCATATCTAGCCTATGAGCTGCACTTTTCCGGCGTCGGTGATAACGCGTTGCTGACCCATGAAGACTGGCAGCTGTTTGGCCTCGCACGGGAAGACGTGCTGGAAGAGCTCAAGCGACTTTCGCTGAAAGGGTTGCTCATCGTCCAAGCGGCGGGTGATGTGATTCGCATCAGTTGGAAACAACAAAACATGGAGGCGCTCTGCGATGTCCTCACTCAAAGCTGATTTCGACGAGTTGCGCGAGCGCATCCGCCACGGGCGCGAGCTCGGCCATGCGAGCTTCGAGCCGATCTACTACTTGGTCTTCCCGCCAGAGCAAATCCTCGAGGTGAAGCGGCAAACACCCGCTTGGGTGGCCAAACTGCACCAGGAAGGCTGGGACGTGCACACGTTCTCCATCGCCGAACAGCTCTGGGCACTGCTCAAAGACGACCCGTTCTGGTCGCTCTGCGTGATGGAAGACAAGTCAGCACCACTGGATTGGCCACGTACCAACAAAGCGCTAGCGGACATCCTGACGGCGGATAACGGCCTGTTGAAGCGACTTGAGGATGCCCTGCAGCCGCTCGAAGGCCAACAGAACGCGCTGCTCTTGGTAACGGACCTTGAGGCACTGCACCCGTTCATGCGGATCGGTGCCATCGAGAGTCAGCTCCAGGGCAAGTTTCATGTGCCGACGATTTTTCTGTACCCCGGCGTGCGAACCGGCAAGACGCGCCTGAAGTTTCTTGGCTTCTACCCGGAAGACGGTAATTACCGCTCCGTCCACGTCGGCGGCTGAACAGACAAAAGAACCCTGGGATAAACCTATGACCATTCGCTCACTCTTCGACCCAAGCAAGGACATCTACCGGACCATCGAGAAGGTCATCACCTATGGCGCCTCGCAAGAAGGCCGCCTCAAGGCTGAGATCTCCGAATACGTGGTCACCGAGAGCATCGAGGAGCAGTTCCGCAAGCTTCTCGATCGCATGCAGCTGGCGATGGAGTCTGGTGGCGAAAATGAGGTAGGCGTCTGGGTCTCTGGCTTCTACGGCTCCGGTAAGAGCTCGTTCACCAAGTACCTCGGCTTGGCTTTCGATGATCAGCGCACTATCGACGGCACACCGTTCATCAACTACCTGCAAGACCGCCTGCACAAGCCACAGACCAAGGCGCTCCTCAGCACGGTGGCGAAGCGCTTCCCGGCCGCCGTGGTGATGCTGGACCTGGCCAGTGAAATGCTCGCCGGCGCCACCATGGAAGACGTCTCCACCGTCCTCTATTTCAAGGTGCTGCAGTGGGCCGGCTACTCACGAAACCTCAAGGTCGCGGCCTTCGAGCGCATGGTCGAGAAAGACGGTCGCACCCCCGAGCTGCACGACCGTATCGCCCAAGCGCTGCCGGGTGCAACCTGGGCGCGCGTGCAGAACAACCCGTTGGCCATCGACGGGCTGATCCCAAAAATCGCCCACGAGATGTACCCGGCACTCTTCCCCGAGGCCAAGTCCTTCTCTTCCAGCACCGAGGGCTTCTTCCAGTTCGAAGACCAGCGCGTGCAGGAGATGATCGACATCGTCCGCGAAAAAAGCGGCAAGCAGAACATCATTTTCATTGTCGACGAGGTCGGTCAGTACGTGGCCTCTCGCGACAACCTGATCCTCAACCTCGATGGCCTGGCCAAGAACCTCAAGCGGCTGGGCGACGGCAAGGCATGGATCATCTCTACCGCGCAGCAGACGCTGACGGAAGACGACCCACGCGCCGCGCTGAACTCCGACAAGCTCTACAAGCTGAAAGACCGCTTCCCAATCCAGATCGACCTCGAATCGAGTGACATCAAAGAAATCTGCTACCGCCGTCTGCTCGGTAAATCGCCAGCGGGCGAGACCGAGCTTGCCAAGCTGTTCGATGCCCATGGTCAGGCACTGCGACACAACACCAAGTTGCAAGACGCCAAGTATTACGACGCGGACTTCAGCAAAGAGAGTTTCACCAATCTCTACCCATTCCTGCCGGCGCACTTCGACATCCTGCTGCACCTACTCGGCGCGCTCGCCAAGTCCACCGGCGGTATCGGCCTGCGCTCTGCGATCAAGGTGATCCAGGATGTCCTCAAGGGTGAAGGCGGCTCCAAGGCCATGGCCGATCAGCCCGTGGGTTGGCTCGCCACCACGGTGACGCTGTACGACGAACTGGAAAAGGACATTCGCCGCGCTTTCACGTCCATCCACCAGGCGGTCGGCAAGGTGCAGATTCGCTTCCCGGACTCGCAACTCCATCAGGACATCGCCAAGTCCGTCGCCGTCCTGCAGATCCTCGGCAACCTGCCGGTGTCGGTGCAGAACGTCGCCAGCCTGATGCATCCCTCCGTCACGGCAGCATCCCAGCTCGATACGGTCAAGAAAGCCGTCGAAGAGATGCTGAACGACGTGCATGTGCCGCTGGGCGAGAAGGATGGCAACCTGGTGTTCCTCAGCGAGAAGCTGCGGGATATAGAGCAGGAGCGTGGCGCCATTGCGTTGCGCACCGTGGATGTGAAGCGCATTTTCAACGATGCGCTGCGCGAGTCCTTCGATCCGCTGCCCCGTGTCAGCCTCCACGGTACGATGGCCGTCGCAACGGGCCTGAAGGTCCAGGCCGGCAGCGCCATCACCAGCCTGGCTGGTGATCAGAGCACCATCCAGACCGTTGTCGAGTTGGTGCCTGCCAGCGACTACGACACCGCCAAGAACCGGATGCTGGATGACTCCCGTAGTCGGGCCGGTCGGAATGTCATCGGGCTCTTGGCTCGCGCCAATTCCGAACTCGACGATCTGGCGAACGAAATCTATCGCTGCCAGCGCATTGCCGAACTGCACCGCAACGAGCCAGACCAAGAGGTCAAAGACTACTGCACCGGCCAGCTCGACCGTGCTGCCAAGCTGGCGACCCAGCTCCAGAGCAAGATCAAACAAACTCTGCAAGCCGGCTCGTTCGTGTTCCGTGGCCAGGCCACGGCGGTGTCGGCACTGGATGCTGATTTGCTGGAGGCCGCCAAGAAGCTGCTCTCTGACGTGGCCGACCAAGTGTTCGACCGGTACGTAGAAGCGCCGGTACGTGCGGGAACCGACACCGCCGAGAAATTCCTCAAGGTCGCGAATCCCGCCGCCATCAGCAGTGCGCTGGACCCGCTCGGCCTGGTGCAAACCGTCGCGGGTCGTGCCTCGTTTAAGACCGACCACAAGGCGATGATCAGCATCCGCGACTACATCGACAAACGCGGTACCGTCGATGGCAAGCGGCTGCTCGACGATTTCAGCAATGATCCGTTTGGCTGGTCACCCGATACCACGCGCTACATCGTGGCCGCCATGCTCATGGCGGGTGAAATCAAACTCAAGGTATCCGGGCGTGAGGTCACGGCTGCAGGGCAGCAGGCGATCGACGCCCTGAAGACCAACAACTCCTTCAAGCAGATCGGCGTCGCGCTGCGCGATGAGCGCCCGTCCATCGAAACGCTCGGACGTGCCGCTGAAAGGCTCACCGAACTGGTGGGCGACATGGTGATCCCGCTGGAACAAGAGATCAGCAAGGCGGCGGCAAAGCACTTCCCGCGCTTCCAGCACGATTATGGTTCCTTGGCCGAAAAGCTCAGTGGCCTTGGGCTGGCAGGCAGTGACCGCATCCGCACTTTGAACCAGGACATTGCCGATGTCCTGTTCACCGATGCCTCCGACGCCCCGCAGCGCCTGGGTGCCGAAACGTCCGCCATTTACGACAACCTCAAGTGGGCACTCGAAGTGAAGCGGGCGCTCGACAACGGGCTCGACGCCACCCTGCGTGACTTGCAAGCCCATCGCCGCGACATCGAGGCCTTGCCGGACACCGGCGTGCCAGGGGAGCTGCGCCGCGAACTCGCCGAAGACCTGGGAACCCTGTCGGAGCGCTTGGGCAAAGAGGACTTTTACAAACACACCGCCGACTTCAATTCGCAGCTCACCCATCTGAAGGGCCGCGTGCGCGATGCGGTCATCACGCTCTCCGATCAGCAAAAGCTGCGTTTGAAGGAAGGTGTCGAGGATCTGCAGCGCATCCCCGAGTGGGAAGAGCTCACCCAGGAGGAGCGCGGCAACGCCGTGAACCGGCTGGACGGGCTCGCCCTGGCAGCAACGCAGGATCTGGCTGGACTCAAGAAGCTGTTGGCCCGCGACTACGACATCAACAGCACCCTCGACGACCTGAAACGGTCGATCCAGCGCCAGGGCCAGGAGCGCCTGCGCCAGCGCATGGAGGAAGAGCGGGCCAAGACAGGCGAGAAAGGCCCCGCCAAGCTCACCAAGTCCATCGCCGTGCCGGTGAAGATGACCTCGGCGGCAGACATCGACGCGCTGATTCAGCAGCTCCACGAAATCAAGGCTCAGCTCGCGCTGTATGCCGAGATCGAAGTGTCATTTGCGCTCAAAGGAGAGTGACCATGCTCACGGCCATCACTTTGGAAGACTTCAAAAGCTACCGACAGGCAACATTACCGCTGTCTGCACTGACGGTACTGATCGGTGCTAATGCCTCAGGTAAGAGCAATGTCATCGAAGGCTTGCGACTTTTGTCCTGGCTGGCTCAAGGGCAAAAACTTTCGGCTATCCGGTTTGCTGTACAAAGTGGCGATCAGGTGGTGCGCGGAAAACAGGAGGATTTGGCCTATCAACGTTGTGATTCATTTGGCCTAGGCGTGTACACAAACGCTACCGAGTGGAACCATCTCAGTATGAATCTAAGCCGCCGTGCTGATGGCTTGCACATCACCAAGGAGACGCTAACTCACGACGGGGCAAAAGTACCGCTGTATACGTTGGATCAGCCGTCCAATGGGCAAAGTACGGACGCGGGTGTGGCCTACAACAATTTTGCAAACGGGCGAAATAAGCCGCATATAACTTGCACTGACCAAACTGCCATTTTTACCCAGCTCACCAGCCAAGCTACTTTCGAAGCTAAGCATAAAAGCTCTCGGGAGCGTATCCCCCCGGTTACAAAAGACTTGGAGCGGTGGCTTTCTGCCATTCTTTTTCTCGATCCTGTACCAGCGCAGATGCGCGAGTATGCGTTTCCTTCTGACAAAGACTTGCAAGGCAACGGCCGCAACGTCTCGGCGGTGTTATTCAATCTGTGGGGGCGTGAGGAACAAGCTCAGAATGAGCCTTATGCCAGCAACCGTACCGCCATTCTGAGTTTCATTCAAAGTTTGCCCGAGCAAGATATCGCCGGCCTGTCTTTCCTAGAGGAGCCGCGCGGTGGCGTGATGGTTCAGCTCACCGAGACCTTTGGTGGCAGGACAGATCAGCGAGATGCTTCTTTGCTCTCCGACGGCACCTTGCGTGTTCTGGCTATTGCCGCCGCAATGCTGTCAGCTCCGGAAGGCAGCCTGGTGGTCATCGAGGAAATTGACAACGGCGTACACCCCAGCCGGGCTCACCATCTGCTGCAACAGATTCAAAGCATCGCCAGCCAGCGCGATTTGCGCGTGCTGCTCTCCACCCACAATCCGGCCATGCTCGATGCGCTACCCGACAGCGCCGTGCCCGATGTGGTGTTTTGTTATCGCCACCCAGAAGACGGCGCCAGCCGCTTGGTGCGCCTGGCCGATGTGCCCGATTACCCAGAACTGATCGCCCAGGGCACCTTGGGCCACCTGATGACCTCTGGCGCGTTGGAGCGCTTCGTCAAACACCATCCAACCGGTGAAGACCGTAAGCAGCGTGCCCTGGATTGGCTGGCCAAGATGCGATCGGGAGCCAGCAATGAGTGACATCGTATTACTGGATACATCGGTTTATTTGAATGTTCTCGATGTGCCAGGTTTCAATCAAGACCGAGATGAAATCTTGGATGAATTTGCCGTTCGGGTTGAGAGCGGCGACTATTTCCTTCTGCCAATGGCCACCATTTGGGAAACAGGGGACCACATTGCCGACCTGACCGATGGCCGCCTGCGTCGTCAATTCGCTCAGTCATTGGTTGAACAGGTGACACAGGCCTTTAACAATCAAGCGCCATT encodes:
- a CDS encoding WYL domain-containing protein, with protein sequence MPNEQLADLTQPQRDRLAFVELRLRFIGEIRRQDLVTRFGIGSAAASRDLALYKELAPGNIDYDSKAKSYVLAPGFQPVFEFPPERVLSWLTQGFGDGEPMRLNAWVVSESLSRLTDPDLDTLASVTRAIHQECPLGIEYYSLSRGRTERQIVPFALIDNGLRWHVRAFDRESKEFRDFVITRIKNPVLLQGQPVAANEISDQDVQWTRIVELELVPHPDQPRPEITEMDYGMRDGMLRMKLRAATAGYVLRKWSVDCSPDHSLRGHEYRLWLRDHLAIYGVRNAVLAPGYAAPESSGAGAAND
- a CDS encoding BrxE family protein: MKESYLSTLLLMRLLVGFLGERAQCAWWPTAFYEASSRLFLEPVFSKTSRLAQYHGVLEAARRLHDEHLSVGSYHLFRLPEEVEQDLHATLQSSVGEEIASQAPLSKEAALDALKRLAATGGTSSVGPTAVGSIKDLDSTDTLNAIAAGYLSAFTQNTKTYPYLVG
- a CDS encoding DUF1819 family protein produces the protein MVDNKPYTTQLQAGLGLVNETKTLLELWSPGMSANQLHQVALESGRFPTVTARRLRNIVVECFAPRYLVSDGAPAAHLKRLSTTISTADLTQLMLVFTSRSNPILGDFVRHVYWIRYAGGYTQITNEDARTFVERGIDDGKTIKRWSETTVRRVSAYLTGCCADYGMLERGLRSSRRILPFRISPSAAAYLAYELHFSGVGDNALLTHEDWQLFGLAREDVLEELKRLSLKGLLIVQAAGDVIRISWKQQNMEALCDVLTQS
- a CDS encoding BREX protein BrxB domain-containing protein codes for the protein MSSLKADFDELRERIRHGRELGHASFEPIYYLVFPPEQILEVKRQTPAWVAKLHQEGWDVHTFSIAEQLWALLKDDPFWSLCVMEDKSAPLDWPRTNKALADILTADNGLLKRLEDALQPLEGQQNALLLVTDLEALHPFMRIGAIESQLQGKFHVPTIFLYPGVRTGKTRLKFLGFYPEDGNYRSVHVGG
- the brxC gene encoding BREX system P-loop protein BrxC; its protein translation is MTIRSLFDPSKDIYRTIEKVITYGASQEGRLKAEISEYVVTESIEEQFRKLLDRMQLAMESGGENEVGVWVSGFYGSGKSSFTKYLGLAFDDQRTIDGTPFINYLQDRLHKPQTKALLSTVAKRFPAAVVMLDLASEMLAGATMEDVSTVLYFKVLQWAGYSRNLKVAAFERMVEKDGRTPELHDRIAQALPGATWARVQNNPLAIDGLIPKIAHEMYPALFPEAKSFSSSTEGFFQFEDQRVQEMIDIVREKSGKQNIIFIVDEVGQYVASRDNLILNLDGLAKNLKRLGDGKAWIISTAQQTLTEDDPRAALNSDKLYKLKDRFPIQIDLESSDIKEICYRRLLGKSPAGETELAKLFDAHGQALRHNTKLQDAKYYDADFSKESFTNLYPFLPAHFDILLHLLGALAKSTGGIGLRSAIKVIQDVLKGEGGSKAMADQPVGWLATTVTLYDELEKDIRRAFTSIHQAVGKVQIRFPDSQLHQDIAKSVAVLQILGNLPVSVQNVASLMHPSVTAASQLDTVKKAVEEMLNDVHVPLGEKDGNLVFLSEKLRDIEQERGAIALRTVDVKRIFNDALRESFDPLPRVSLHGTMAVATGLKVQAGSAITSLAGDQSTIQTVVELVPASDYDTAKNRMLDDSRSRAGRNVIGLLARANSELDDLANEIYRCQRIAELHRNEPDQEVKDYCTGQLDRAAKLATQLQSKIKQTLQAGSFVFRGQATAVSALDADLLEAAKKLLSDVADQVFDRYVEAPVRAGTDTAEKFLKVANPAAISSALDPLGLVQTVAGRASFKTDHKAMISIRDYIDKRGTVDGKRLLDDFSNDPFGWSPDTTRYIVAAMLMAGEIKLKVSGREVTAAGQQAIDALKTNNSFKQIGVALRDERPSIETLGRAAERLTELVGDMVIPLEQEISKAAAKHFPRFQHDYGSLAEKLSGLGLAGSDRIRTLNQDIADVLFTDASDAPQRLGAETSAIYDNLKWALEVKRALDNGLDATLRDLQAHRRDIEALPDTGVPGELRRELAEDLGTLSERLGKEDFYKHTADFNSQLTHLKGRVRDAVITLSDQQKLRLKEGVEDLQRIPEWEELTQEERGNAVNRLDGLALAATQDLAGLKKLLARDYDINSTLDDLKRSIQRQGQERLRQRMEEERAKTGEKGPAKLTKSIAVPVKMTSAADIDALIQQLHEIKAQLALYAEIEVSFALKGE
- a CDS encoding AAA family ATPase, with the translated sequence MLTAITLEDFKSYRQATLPLSALTVLIGANASGKSNVIEGLRLLSWLAQGQKLSAIRFAVQSGDQVVRGKQEDLAYQRCDSFGLGVYTNATEWNHLSMNLSRRADGLHITKETLTHDGAKVPLYTLDQPSNGQSTDAGVAYNNFANGRNKPHITCTDQTAIFTQLTSQATFEAKHKSSRERIPPVTKDLERWLSAILFLDPVPAQMREYAFPSDKDLQGNGRNVSAVLFNLWGREEQAQNEPYASNRTAILSFIQSLPEQDIAGLSFLEEPRGGVMVQLTETFGGRTDQRDASLLSDGTLRVLAIAAAMLSAPEGSLVVIEEIDNGVHPSRAHHLLQQIQSIASQRDLRVLLSTHNPAMLDALPDSAVPDVVFCYRHPEDGASRLVRLADVPDYPELIAQGTLGHLMTSGALERFVKHHPTGEDRKQRALDWLAKMRSGASNE